The Lycium barbarum isolate Lr01 chromosome 4, ASM1917538v2, whole genome shotgun sequence nucleotide sequence TGTATGGAAATCAAATTGGTGAGCTCTATCATAGTCTTCCATACCATATGATCGAGTTTGTACTTGAAGATTTTGACTCGTATGTCTTTTCTTCCTTTCTGTTATTCTATCTTCTGTTTCACTGTGCTTCACCAGAGGTTGACTTGCggttctattttattttattttgtccaACTTTGATCTTTGCTGTGTCATGAGTGGTCTTCTGGAAGTACTGGACAGAAGAACCAGACTGTTGTTTAGGCTGGAGAAGCAGGAATAAAATTAGCTTCCAACTTGAATGTCGATACTAAATGAAACTAAAAATTGAGCAATGCCAGGAACTGTGAAAGATTTAATGTTCAGTTGAAAGAGCGGGAGAAGGAGAAGACAAAGGGCTTGGAACAGGGTTCCACTTGCTTTAATGTGGGTAGTCTGGAGAGAGAGAAATAGGAGAGCTTTTGAAGGAGTAGAATCGAGTTTTTCTCAGTTGAGGAGTAGCCTCCGCTCCCTTGTTTTCTTTTGGTGCAAACAGAAAGTTCCTTGTTGTATAGATGATTGGGCGGAGTtgtagagaatcatattttgtagaTTCTTTACCTTTTGGTTTACCCCATGTATACGGCCAGtttggccatgtttatgaatgaaaataccTTTACTTGATCAAAAATAAACTAACAATACTGTGAATTATGAAGCAGCTTATTTATATGATATAACGACCATGGTGCACAGCTCGATTTAACTTGGTAACTGGGAATAGAAGTTACAACTATATCTCGCTGTGATGCTATCAGCCTATAACACAGCCTCACCCCGCTGCTCTCCTGATCATGATATGTAGCAAATGTCTTCGTTTTCTGGTCAGATATATGTGACTGCTTTGTGTGCGTCTGACTAGCTGTTTTTTTGGTCGAATCTTTCATTCAGATCTCATTATCTGTATATCTGCCTAAAGCAAATGTTTGATCTGTCTGGTTACTACACAGAGTGCTACTCTAGTACTCTACATATTTTGATATGGGTTAACTTGCAAACTCCAACTCTTACCAACATTTGATTCCTTCTTGCAGCAAGGTGACAGTTAGTCTGAGATATGCAGATCTGATCTCTACACTTCCCTCTGGGGTTAGTGTCCTGGCATGGCCTATGCACCAATCCAAGAAATCTTCTGATACAATTGCCCCTAATCAGAAAGGAAATGGAGTTGGAAGTCACCCTATTCCGGCGCGTTTGACATATGCAGAGGATGCTCTCCGGACCATGAGTCTGCCCGAAGGTTTGCTTCTTTTTCTGAATTCCCCTCTGTCAAGTATTTGTTTGGCAATGCATATATTGTGTTCACCGTTATGAAGAACTCCTAATATGTTTGTAGTATTCACGTGGAGCTCCTACTATATTTGTACTATTCTGTGTTAacctttatttaaaaaaaaaaaaaaaagcttcaaaTATAGCTGCTTTGAGATTTTGATGTTTGTAAGATTTGAGTTGCTCGAATGATAAGTAATTGTCAGCGTAAAAAGGGTCAAGAGTACAGTTACAACACTGCCAAAATGACTTGGTAAGCTTGTCATCATAGATTTGAAATCCAACAAGCAACCAAACAATGCCTCAAGAATCACTTGTAAGCAGCATTTCTTTTACGTGGTAGCTTAAAGGCTGAATCACGAGAAGTCTCCTGGTGACAAAACATCGGCCTGTATACTTTCCTGCTCTGGATAGATAAAGTATAGTTAATAAAGAATTACTGGACTAATGGTAAAACCCTTATCAAGTTGTGCTGAAAAGAGATGCATAGGACTTGATAAGAGAGATTGAACCATCCATGAGTAGTAAGGCTACAATTGTGAAGCTGTAATTTATTTCAGAAACAGACTTGAAGTTGAGATGCAGCTCTTTCTGCGTAGTTACAACTTGAGGGTTGATGACTTTCTTCATATCCAGTTTCATGCTCTTTTTTAGTAAATGATTCTTGAAAACACTTCCTTTTTTCTTGGGGAGGGGAACACAGTAGTTAATACAATAAGCATtgataaaatataaaatagtactaGCTTCTGGAAAAAAATTAATACAGAATGGTTTGACAGTAAACATTTCTTACTTGGGTAAGTGGATACCAATAGGACGTTAGATAATTTTTAGGTAGGAGAGGATTTTGATTTTACTTCCCAAgcttcttttttcctttctttcggGTTGAATACTCCGCAAGGTTCTTTGGTTGTTGATTTGAATTTATGTATCGAGCTGGTCGAATTAGTAGCTGACATCTTGCTTCTTGCAGCATATGCAGAAATTGTCTTGAATCTTCCTCAAGCTCTGCAGGACATGTTTCCACACACAAGCTCGACATAGTTGTAGTTATTCATGACCTGGTCGCATGCTGTGTAGTGAATGCTCTGGTTGTAAACTGAATGCTTTATACATGTATATTCAGAAAATCCAGTGTAGTGATCGTCTTCTTTTTGTCAACTCTTTAGTTAGTTCAGGACAATTTGCCTATGCTGTCTATCCTAACGATTATGTTTTTGGGGAAGAAATGGAAGAGAAGTCACAATCATAACATTGTGCGAGAACACATTCTGCTTTCTCAAATGGCAGTGCAGTGAGGAAGAAGCTATCAAGTCAACGCTATTTTCTTCCTCCTTTCAGTGGTAAGCCAACGATAGAATAAGAACCCTTTTCAGAGAAGGACAAATAAAACGAATGGTTTATGCAAATGTACCTTTTTCAAGTCTTCATTTAGATTTTGTCTCTATTTTTAAAATTGTGCAGATATAGTCCTTGGGTAGTTATCTTTTCGGACAACGTTATGCTCAGGTCTAATGTTGCTCAAATATTGTTCAACCTCACATATAAAACATTAAACAGTAGTCTAACTTTTGCAAAACCTTATAAAGTTTTAGACAACAGGTCTAATGTTGCTCAAATATTGTTCAACCTCACATATAAAACATTAGACAGTAGTCTAACTTTTGCAAAACCTTATAAAGTTTTAGACAACGTTTTTTATAAGATTTTCAGTTTGCTTAGAGAGTTTTTTGACATTGTGGTTTGAAAGATCTTCAAGTtgcaaaagaaattaaaagaggACCATTTGGTAAACAGGTATTTCAAACAGGGAACCAACTAAATTTTTTGAAAGAATATCACAAAATGAATAGAGAAGAACTGATCAATACCAAGAAATAAAATGTCTTGCAAGTAATATCCCAAGTGTTCACTGCTGAGCTACAATCTTTATTAGCTTCatagaatagaaaaatattgAGCATTCCATTTCATCAGCAGCTGGAATATGACAGCAATTGATGCGCGGATATAATACCAGGCAAGAATATTTAAACAAATGGTAATATTTCACAAATATATTTGGTCCAGTAATACCATAATGTTGATCAATTTTCTGTGGCCATAGTGATGGAAATGATGTGACATTCAACACTCAGCAACAGGGAAAGCAGAGCCAATGTTATCTCCCAATCGATAGCATTTGATATTAACAGGATATGGACCAATCTCGACATGGTTTTCTTCACCTCCAACAAAGTAACAGAGTGTGTAAATGGCAACTTCAAATTCGGGGCTAACTCCAATCAAACTGCTAGACACAGATTTTAGGACGCCGTTCCATTCAAACTGTATAGTGAGTAGTTGAGTTTCTGAGTCAGGCTGCATTTGGAGACAAAACCTAAGTTAACAAGGTGAATGAATACCAATACACACAGGAAACactaaggtatatatatatatatatatatatatatatatatatatatatatatatatatcttttacaGCAATACAGCAACCTCTTTGAACAAGATTCTGGATTTCCATATACATGGCAGATGTATCACCTTAAAACATACTTAACAATACTGTTCACACAATGAAATTTTCTCCACAGATTGTTAGTTATTTGACATCAAATAAGTGCTAATGATCAGGTGTGAATTCTTTTCGTCAACAATGAGAAACTGCCAATAGATAGAACTTGTTTTAGCAGAGCACTTACTAAATTCAGAACAAAGATTAGTGAATCAAGTATTAGACACCCAAATTAAAACGTGGTATGACTTACAATCTCTCCACGCCTTCGGGGGAAAATATATCCTTGATAGTCAACATTGCCCTTAGCTTCCTCTAAATAGAACTGCAAAGGAAGGGAAACAAACATATAAGAGGAATATATGCTTACGTATTTCCCTTCTACAAGTCAGGGCTTGTGAACTTCAATGCGGTTTATGGTACAAAGGACATATACTAAGGATAAAAAAGTACAAGCTATGAAATCTATTGAACGATGATTCATTTGGCATGCTGTTGTCCAAAATAACTTGAAAAAATACGTATTTACTTTTGCAAaatgcttttcttgagccgagggtctatcgggaacaacctctctatcccgcaaaggtaggggtaaggtctgcatatagTCATACACCccaccctctccagaccccacttttGGGATCACATTGgatgtgtcgttgttgttgttgttgggaagAGTAATTTCAAAGATACAATATAAAAACCAGCTAGCGAAGAGTGCAAAAGATACTCAATAGAGAATGGCGCTTCAATTTGTATTCAGATTCAGCGATTTTCATCAACTTTTATTTAACTTCCAAATACCAAAGCTATATTCTTGCAGGTCCTAAAAACTCTCTTTTGGTCTGAAAGTTAAAAATGATTTCCAGAAACTAATGCTAACATTACTCAAGAATTAGATTTGCCGATGGAGGTCAGAAAACATATAGAATTCTTGCTAATTTCAACTACCAGTCGGAGTAGAAAAGAAATTCCTAATCCATCACTTAGAACCATTTAGTATAAATGTAAGGGAACCCAAGCACAGTAAAAGTTAACAGAATCCTTTTGACAttacatggtaattttttttttttttatttatcaaGGACTTTACATGGTTATATTAGCTAGAGTCAAACATAAGTACTGAGTAGTAATTAATTAGATAAATGAAAAGCAGGAATTGCACCTGAAGCCAGTTGTGAAATCCAGAGACTGATTTCTCCCCGCGCTCCTTTATCTCTCCAACAAAAACATGTTCAAAAGCTGAAGAGCTTGCAGATGAACCACCTCGACTATAAAGGTCGAACCAGAGATGTGTCATCATTCTCTTAAATTCTTCATAATCACCTGAAACTACGCCTTTCAATGACAGATACTTGTGCAGATATTGAATTGGTGCAGTTCTACTGATCTCTTCAATGAATGCTGTTTGTTCGCGCTTTTCTTCAGGTGTTACATTCTCCTTACATCCCTGATGTGGATTATAATTATCTAAAAGGGAACAGAATCGAGAATAATTAGGCTTGTTAAATACGTCGTCACTCAGCCAGGAAAATAAACATCCTTCTGCCATGTCATCCTTTTGGTACACCTTCTTTCCTTCACCACAATCAATCTGGTAATCCTTTCCTGGAACTAAGCGGTTAAAATCAAGCTCCCAGAGCTTGTTGCAAGCTTTTGATAAATCTGAAACCTCTTCTTCGGAGGGTTCCAGCTCAACTCCATATTCAACCTCGTTGGAGTAATCTTGCTCATCAAGGGGCTTTTTGTAATTGTCCCAGTAATCCATTTTTACCTGTTGCAGCATATTCATAATTTCCATATGACGACAAGCGTAAATTTTAAGATGAGGTGATCTTCAAAAAGAAAAACTCCCGATAATGCACGATGGAAATTGAATCGGTATTAAGAGGTTAACAGATACAAAAGAACAGCATCAAGTAGATGGAAAAGTATAAAAGTACAAGAAAGAAATTACAAAGAGTAGAATAAAGGACCCAAATAAAAGAGTAAGATCTTGAATGACCATCAATTAAACAAAAGACACTTGTGAACAGGAAAAATCTTCAGCTCCTTCAATCAATTCTTAGAAATACTTGATTTTTCTAAGAATATTATTATCATCAAATAACAGAAAATAAACACAACAACAGCTAGAGGAGGAAATACATCTGGCAACACGATACTTGATCTGACTACTCAAAAGAGTTATTTCAACAACAACGAGAGCACTTCAAAACGATGATATTTTTGGATAGTGGAAGGGAATCTTAGAATGCTTCAAATTTTAGTGTTCAGCATTTGTAAACTCTGAGCTCCAGTTCTTTCAGAACCACGGTACCAATCCCCCAAGGCCAAGTTATTTTCAAATGATCAGTTTGTTAATATAGGTTTCCACTCCATATGCCTCAATTATCACCCACATATTCTCATCAAGTACTTTATATAAAGCTCCTTAGATTTTAAATCATTAGTTGGAAGGAAAAATGAAAGAGTTATGGATGTCTCAACATCTCTTATTAGGCTTTTGCCAAGCCTCACAAGGAAAGATGGTAGAATTGCATTACCAATTCTGAAACCATAAAATCACGAGCAAAAATAATGGAGTTAAGATTGAATAGCACAACCTACCATCTTTGCTCAAGAAGATATCTCAATATTTTTTATGCTCACTTAATCCTAACTGGTCCATAAATATGTGTGAAGAAAGACTTTGACAACCTAATTCTAGCTTTATGTTCAGTTATGATTTCTAAACCCTATATTCCACCTTTGTCTCCACTTGTCTTcagttgttgaagaaacataagATTTAGTTTTTTCCATAGTTATTTAACCAGATAATATCATTTATCAAATCTTTTGTTTAGTAAAACGAAAAAAAAGCTTTTCTTATGGAAAGCCATCAGCTCCTTGTTTGTTGTTAGAGTGTAGATAGTTCACTAAGGTGTAAAATAATAACCTGTTGGTGCCGTTTAGCAGGCTTTTTCTGGACTGTCTCCCAGCCGTCATTGTTTCCCTCGTCCTCCTGCAGATACCAGTATAAAACATGTGAATACCGTCATGAGGAAGATCAGAACAAATGTGATACTTGAGCAACACCAACCTTTTGATTCCAACAGCTTTGGTTGAAATTATCTTGCCGCTCATCTTCATTTCTTTCGTACCCCTGAGGTGAAGCCTGCATGTTTTAAGATGTCTGAAAACAGTTACTGTTCAAACAGAAAACAACATACTTCTGCACACTGGTTACACAAATACTCCATATCTGTGATATGATTATACTTATACTTATCTCTTCAACCCACTTGAGATCTTATACATGACAATGttcatttattttaaaaataattttcatgTGGAAATTTAGGAAGTTTTATTACCCTCCAAACAGTTAACTAGTGTAAAAATTTGTAGCACATGCAGTACCATTCCAAGAGCTTTTTCTGATCAACTCAGCATTTCTCAAATTGCATAAATCAACTGTACAAGCACCCCAGCAACTTTTCTTCACAAACAAGAGTAGGAAAATGACCCCGTTTTACCTTCCCCATCCAAGGACAACTATGAATCGATCTCAAACTAGTTGAGAAATGCTACATGCAAAGGCGGAGGCACAATTTTAGCTAAGGGTTCGGCAACGCCCAGGAGCTTTGGCTGAAATTTTGTTTTTGTATTTTAAAAAATTCATCTGATATGTACAAATAGTCTATCCAAAACCCAGTGAGCAAAACGGATTATGGTCCGGAATCTATAAATTAAAAATCGTGGCTCCGCCTCTGGGTATATGAGTCCTCTATATCCATTCCACTATATTTGGGCCAGTCTCACTATATTTGGGTTTAATCTGTAAAGGAAGAAATCCCATCACACAACAGAAATAAAATCTATTGAGAGATCAAGCCAAGCTAATCCTCACTACTGTAAAGATTcaaattttactttaaaaaactatAATTTGAACACAAAATCTACTCTACAAACAGGAAAAAGGAGCACATAAAATTCACTAATTGGGTGTCTCATATTCATGACATTTACACCATAGAATCTCCAACACACTTTTAAAACTTACAAGAACCaataaaatcaaccaaaaagaataCTTGTATGCACCTTTTGGGGCATCATGTAAGGCCTTGACTCCTCATTTCTCCCATATCTCTCTTCCTgccaaaaatttaaaattttaaaaagatcAAAACTTCAAAATCAAAGTCAACACTAatctatttattttctttttaaacaaaTCAAGAAACCAAATTAACCTCTCTATTATATCCCTGTCTATGATCACTGTTAAGTCCATCATCTTCCTGCTCCCCAGACACCACCTGCACACATTAGCAAACACCATAAGTACAGTTAAAAAGACTGAAGCTTTACAAAGTGGCAATGATGAGTGCTAACTTGCGCCCAAGTGGATCTTGACCGTTCATCACGATCTTGATTGTTTCCATCATTTTCATCATTGCCCAAAGCCACATTCAACATGCCCTTTACTAGTCCTTCCATTACTGATCAAATCAacaaattggattttttttttttattgtaaaaaaaaaaaaaaaaaatttgggtgATTTTATGGTGAGAAACTGGTAATGTGATCTGATGATAGTGTTGAATTTAATAGTAGCAGTTAATTGAAGTTGAGATAGGCGGGTAATGGCATTTTTGTAAATATGTTAGATATTTAAGGttattttgataatattttgCCGACAGTAGGGACTTAAATGACTAAATGAGCAACTTGTTGACTTCGAGCGTAATAGTAGCTAGCCATTTGTCATTTTTGGTTTGGTTGataatataagaaaatatatAAGCATTATCtctggattttaaaaaaaataatattgtattACACATCATGAAAGAGGAAGAGGAAAAATGACAGCAAGAATTAAATTTATATACtcactccgtcccaatttaagcattttactttcttttttattccaTCCCAAAAAGAGTGTCTGCACGCATCTTTAATATAAGATTACAAGATTAAAAAATctccctttattttttaaattccgAATCTAatcaaattaagacacttaaattatGTGTCTATATTTTTAGTGATATCATTACTCTATAAACCTTGATGATAGATCTCCAAATTTGGGGCTAAAAAGAAAGAATGCCTAAACAGTGGGAAGAACAACATTGAAGTGAATAAATTTATGGCAATTTACGCACATGCTAATCaactctttttttcttcttaacaATTTTCTTACCAAATTCACTTTTCTTTCTATAAGAAAAAAATGCTATTTATTTgaatagataaataaataaacgAAAAAAAGCAAACAGATGAAAGAATGAATTGAGTTGTGACAAATTGTCTACTCCAAATTTATTCAGTTCATCTGCACCCAAGCAAATTTTCGACAAATTGGGTCATTACCTATATAGTAAATCAGACTTTActttgaaaatcatttacacCCTCAACTTTACTTTGAAAATTAAACTTTCGCATCAACTTTGAATCAAACTTTCCTAAGAATTCCTTACACACACCTTCACTCAATTCCTATTCCATTTTTTtcacaacaacatatccagtgtaatcccacaagtgggatctggggagggcATTGTGTTCGCATACCTTACTCCCCTACCTTGGTAGAGAGGTGATGAGTGATATTTTAAATGGGTATAATTTGTGCAGTGTTTAGTTTGATCGAACTCTGCTAATGGTTTCCTTGACATGATTGTTGAAGGTTGAAGAATCCCTAGTAGGTACCGTGCATGGATGAGTCAGATCTGCCATGCTGACCTAGTGATAAGTAGTTGTCGTATGTTCATATTTTatcctttttgagaaattttatcaccaaaaagttgttttcactactattttatTGTAGGTGTTAGCAATTATTTGATCTTTCGGATGTAGTGTAGTTCTTACTGAGATATTTCCCTGAAAACTCGTTCTGCATGGCAGGCATCTCGTtcaaagctcaagatcaactatactttatcgggtgAGGTAAGGTcgagatcccccgatttcattatggagcaattagtgacattctgcctcaccttgaaggaattatcacataaggtgagtgtgagtaatcaataacatcttcatcatagcatatctcttatcttatatagacatctatagatataggcttttagcttttcagaatacatgaactcataaagaggaaaggaatttataccataggattcatgccattggaaagaaaaaactagcctcacatactttgtcgtttagctaggctatcgctcacttgatctccttcgatatcacgtcgctaccttcacgagagaattcgaattagtaCTAGTTAATTGACTTaaggaatacgtcactatttcttgtgaaaattgggcagaacttcctttatttatactacttttcccatagtccatataaactcccaacgttctcaacaacatccacatTATTATAGTGTCAGTCTCATTTGGTTCTTAAAAGTTATGGATTGTGCTACATCTTATCTATGGGAAAAGAAATGCATGGGTTTGTTTGTTCCTCCTCTTTATGCTTTCAGTCTTTGTTACAAAAGCTGAATATATTGTACAATGTTCAACTTATGCAAGTGCAGATTTTGAATATAAAAAAATTACATCAAAACTCATGAATAATAGGGTAAGGCTGTTGCAAAGTGACTTATGCAGATTTATCCCCGATTTATAAAGGCTAGGAAAAGTTTGAAAAACCAAACAGAATATATTATACAATGTATCATTCTGCAAAACAAGAACTATCTTAGTCGACTTTTCCAAAAAAAAGTTTCCCTGTTTATTCACCTTTAACAGGTAGGTCTAGCCAGACTCTATCAGTATATTAATACCATAAAAagaaacaccccccccccccccgcccaaaaaaaaaaaaaaaaaaaaggaaaaaggaaaagaaaagaagacaGAGACAGATTCACTGTAGatacaaaattttgacagctATTTAGTATTAGCAATAGTTCTGAAAAAGTatttaaaaatattaaatttagaTATTTTTAAATATTGAAGTAAGGAACCATGGCATATATGTTTGGAATAGATTCCATTTTGAGAGAGTTGAAAAAGCACTATCTCGTTGAAAGGTTCTATACATCTGTCCCTTCTCAACGCATTTTCTTTAGACGAAGACTCcgtttttttctctttttggatGATAAATCTTTCTCAGAACATGGAGTGTGAATCAAATCCAtgtttgaattgaaattgagatACTGATGCAAGTTCTTCCCTTTTGAATACAAAAAAAACACAATTTGCAAACTCAGAAACATTAGCTCAGAGATAATTGTTTACATTCCGGTGATGCAGCCAATCAAAGATTACTCAACTTAAATAGACTAGGGCATGTTCAAAATTCTTTTCACAAGAATTAAACATAATGATGCATAACCACCAAAAGGATGTGGTGCTGCGGATGAGGCTGTTCCTCCCTTAATCAAAGGTCTCGGGTTTGAGTTCTGGATATGAAAAAATCATTGGTAGGGAGCGTTTCCCCCAAAATAGACCCTACGCGGCGCGAATTCGGATATAATTAGGCTCCAATCGGATACCGGACACCggatgaggaaaaaaaaaaacataatgatGCAGAACATCAAATTAGTCAAATCCCGACATTTAGCAACTCTAGCGTTTCCACTAGGAAAATACAGTTGAATGCTAATGGAAAGAACTATGAacatttttcttttcaaattaataagaaaatagaTAGCATACTATCGATTCATTCAGTGAATTTTAGATCGTGACACCGTAATTCAAATTATGGCTTTATTTAAACTTTAAAGAGGTACATAACACAGTCAACCTATAAGTGACTGTAATTTCTCAGACTACAAAATCCAAGGCTTGATGA carries:
- the LOC132635215 gene encoding uncharacterized protein LOC132635215, encoding MEGLVKGMLNVALGNDENDGNNQDRDERSRSTWAQVVSGEQEDDGLNSDHRQGYNREEERYGRNEESRPYMMPQKASPQGYERNEDERQDNFNQSCWNQKEDEGNNDGWETVQKKPAKRHQQVKMDYWDNYKKPLDEQDYSNEVEYGVELEPSEEEVSDLSKACNKLWELDFNRLVPGKDYQIDCGEGKKVYQKDDMAEGCLFSWLSDDVFNKPNYSRFCSLLDNYNPHQGCKENVTPEEKREQTAFIEEISRTAPIQYLHKYLSLKGVVSGDYEEFKRMMTHLWFDLYSRGGSSASSSAFEHVFVGEIKERGEKSVSGFHNWLQFYLEEAKGNVDYQGYIFPRRRGEIPDSETQLLTIQFEWNGVLKSVSSSLIGVSPEFEVAIYTLCYFVGGEENHVEIGPYPVNIKCYRLGDNIGSAFPVAEC